One Hordeum vulgare subsp. vulgare chromosome 4H, MorexV3_pseudomolecules_assembly, whole genome shotgun sequence DNA window includes the following coding sequences:
- the LOC123449077 gene encoding protein ENDOPLASMIC RETICULUM-ARRESTED PEN3: METSAAGAGRLGGGGGGGKGGEAKQLNVGGKLFALEASSLSLSLDLDPYPTPTFVDRDPALLSAILSAIRAPSSPPAFPARVLLDEAVFYGLHAQLLAALSPPPLLGFSASLASTLSPASEPFPTAIAAHHDGSLCLAHGAGQLTYYSPALDHLTTFRTHLHRATSLRLLPSSLAVVGSSSSPGLHVYDLLEGWHVASVEWSDPTDLRVLKAKVITIAARPPADAADTNSPILATFECPHRENCILAIDPVTLKPIQEIGRQSGSAAKSSSPDRLVHLQELGLVFASSVSSGAFGYSGYMRLWDIRSGNVVWETSEPGGSGRSSRFGDPFSDADVDVKQLMLYKVCSKSGDIGVADLRRLDNDPWVYMSSGPKGSGGGHGSVLHCYKSQVFVSRKDGLEVWSRLEEQRNDTCNLLEQTGAKETLDRKGINENSFRSSYVDTEEYSKRGMIEMMEGGGDRLFVTREDMPVVEVWESSRLAGAISLA, translated from the coding sequence ATGGAGACTAGCGCCGCCGGCGCCGGccgactaggaggaggaggaggcggcggcaaggGCGGCGAGGCGAAGCAGCTAAACGTGGGGGGCAAACTCTTCGCCCTGGAGGcaagctccctctccctctccctcgatcTCGACCCCTACCCAACCCCAACTTTCGTGGACCGCGACCCCGCGCTCCTCTCCGCGATCCTCTCCGCCATccgcgccccctcctccccgccggccttCCCCGCCCGGGTCCTCCTCGACGAGGCCGTCTTCTACGGCCTCCACGCCCAGCTCCTCGCCGCGCTCTCCCCTCCGCCCCTCCTCGGCTTCTCCGCGTCCCTAGCGTCCACCCTGTCCCCCGCCTCCGAGCCCTTCCCCACCGCCATCGCCGCGCACCACGACGGCTCCCTCTGCCTCGCCCACGGCGCCGGCCAGCTCACCTACTACTCCCCGGCGCTGGACCATCTCACCACCTTCCGAACCCACCTCCACCGCGCCACCTCCCTCAGGCTGCTGCCCTCCAGCCTCGCCGTCGTCGGGTCCAGCTCCTCCCCGGGTCTCCATGTGTACGACCTCCTCGAAGGCTGGCACGTCGCCTCCGTTGAATGGTCGGACCCGACCGACCTACGCGTCCTCAAAGCGAAGGTCATCACCATCGCCGCCCGTCCTCCTGCTGATGCCGCCGACACAAATTCGCCGATCCTCGCTACATTCGAGTGCCCACACCGGGAGAACTGCATCCTGGCGATCGACCCCGTAACTCTGAAGCCCATACAAGAGATTGGCCGGCAAAGTGGGAGTGCGGCCAAGTCATCTTCGCCGGATCGACTAGTGCACCTGCAGGAGCTTGGGCTGGTGTTTGCTTCATCAGTGTCCTCAGGGGCATTTGGCTATTCTGGGTACATGAGGCTGTGGGACATTCGATCTGGGAATGTGGTCTGGGAGACCAGCGAGCCAGGGGGGTCTGGAAGAAGCAGCAGATTTGGAGATCCATTTTCAGATGCAGATGTGGACGTGAAGCAGCTGATGCTCTACAAGGTGTGCTCAAAATCAGGAGATATTGGAGTTGCAGACCTGAGGCGCCTCGATAACGACCCTTGGGTGTACATGTCATCAGGACCAAAGGGGAGTGGAGGGGGTCATGGCAGTGTTCTGCATTGCTACAAGTCCCAGGTGTTTGTCAGCCGGAAGGATGGATTGGAGGTTTGGTCCAGACTGGAAGAACAACGAAATGACACATGCAATTTGCTGGAGCAAACGGGAGCAAAGGAGACACTTGACAGAaaaggaattaatgaaaatagctTCAGAAGCAGCTATGTGGATACCGAAGAGTACTCTAAGCGTGGAATGATAGAGATGATGGAAGGTGGCGGAGACCGCTTATTTGTGACCAGAGAAGACATGCCAGTTGTGGAAGTGTGGGAGAGTTCCCGGCTAGCTGGTGCTATCTCTCTAGCATAG